Genomic window (Arachis hypogaea cultivar Tifrunner chromosome 13, arahy.Tifrunner.gnm2.J5K5, whole genome shotgun sequence):
atatttacaccatgtgttcaatttcttagaacaagaagatcaataaaacctagaagaacatagaagaacagtaaaacatagttcttcgatttcgaaatcagaaacagaaatgtgaaaaatgtacaagatgagtaaaacaataacgtaccttgaataatattttgttgatggtttctgCTATTATTCGCGACAAGTTCAAATGTCTCTTCAGTTTGGAATGTTGCTCGAAACTTGAGGATTTGTGTTATCTTTGAAGGAGAAGAGGAATAGTGAGCCATAACGAGCGGTTTTTTCGAAGCGTAATCGTTCGAGTGACGCGCGTGAAATTGACGCTCTATTTAAAGGGAGGAAGTGCGCGTGGATTAAACCTGAGTTGGGCCAACTTGTAAGGATTGTATGCGTtatttgcttgtatgtgtagcggGGCCCAATTTGATTTATGTCTTAGTCCCCTTATGAAATGAGATAGCTACAAAATTTTCAACACCTGTATGGCTGTATCAAGTCTTTTTATGTAAGACCAACAGTCCTATGTAAATTTACTTCTATGCATAATTGCATATGCAATTTCTCCCGCGAAAAATTCTAAACCTTCataagaatttattgttttttattattattttttattattaatttaatttttttaatttaataatttaataacatactttaactcatattttaaatattaatgactaattaataacaaaaaatattaaattctaataaCCATCTGATATTTCTCTTCTCCAGCCATCGTTTTCTCTTGCAAAGTGCTTCACAATCCttcgataatatatatattttaagaaaGTAAAAACTGATGGAAGAATTCCTATTAAATATCGGCTTACGTACTATACACcatcactatttttttttaaattaatgaaaaTGGTCTCTTTCATCAAATTCAACTGGGCCTGACAACAAATTCGGATAAGCatcctcctctttcttttctctacgATGATTGAtgactttatttttagttttttgagTTTTGAGTTTTGACAGTATTCCTAACAAATACACCAAAGAGACTTGTTAAAATTactacaaaataaattttaaactttcCAAGTCACTTATAAgaataaaagtttaaaaacttACTATATTAAAATCATTACAAGTAGCTTTAGAGTATACTCGTTAAGAAAACCCTACTTATATTAATCACCAAGTACAGtttttttccctctcatcataaCCCTTTTATAGGTaaattttaaaaggaaaaaaatagataaataaaaagggcTATATATATAAGAACTAAGAACAGTTCCCCAGCAATTGTTAATACTTAATAGTAGCTTTACCCTGTAAAGGCTTGTCCTAAACAACAATAATCACTAGTTTTAAGCATAATTGATAATACCATTAGAAACAACTCTAAAGCAAACCTAAGAACTTAGCATTAAACAGACAGTGGTTGTGATCAAATAACTAGGGTAACCAAATCTCAAGGTCAACATAATGCACATGATGTACTTGGCCAGATCAACATATATATTCCATGAAGGGGAACTCGCAAGAAGTTAATAAAACACATTCTGAGCAAAAATGCATTACCAATCAGAGGAATTAACTTAATCAAGAACAAACTAAGTGCACATATGACATTATATTGATTAAAGGCCTAAGAATATATCCAAGATTACGAAGTACACAAAATGCTATTCAGAATCTCTGCATTAATGGTTTCATAGCAAAGCCATGAAGGGATTGATTAGCACTTAGATAACAGGTAAAAATACTTGAAACCTAGGCCCCATCTTGCTGTATAAAGGGGTTGGCAATCTCATCTGTACCATCAGTTGGGGACACAAGCATGACAGCAGTTCCTCTACAAACCTGCAGTGCACCAGAAGCAGTCAAGTCCCTTGGTATTGAAATATCCAAAacaaaacaaactataaaaaagaaaacaaataaataaatacatctgCTTATTTAGTCATGTTGTaagttctattttttattttcattttgcagGAAATGATTTTGTGATATCATAATAACTTCCCCTATAGACACTGCAAACTCCAAAATTGGTGGAATTTTAAACAATTAGCATACAAGGGCAGGTGCAAAGCATCCTGTGTTACACAATCTCAAGAAACGATGCACTTAAAGGGTGTATGTAATGTAGGTAGCCTAGCTTAAATGCATCTATAGTCTTTAGATGTATTGCAATGAAATGCTCTTATTATAAAATGAACGAAGCTCTTTAAATTTTGCAGAAGCCTATTATTAATCTCTTCTATGAAGCATGGCATTCATAAAACGTTTGTTCCCCCTCCCCTTCCAATATGAACCTTCTTAGATCTTCATTTTTACTTACATTTAATAATAAGCTTATAAGCTCTGATCAGTTTAACCCCAACTTATCCCACAACGGATAATTTTCCCTTTTCTTTATTCCAACTAAAAAACTCATCAGTTGAGGAGGAAAACCAACAAGGTTCAGGAAATTATTTTTCACATTCATGCATGAAATGTTAATTTTCAGACTGGATCAGCAAAATTTTACAAACAAGGTATAGTGTTGAAATGGAAGAAAACTTACAATTAAGCCAAGACGTCTGGTCTGATCAGTAGTTTTGAGAGGATCATCAGGATCTACAGCATGAGACAAATGcaatattcataaaaaatatatatatattacaaggcAGAAAATTTTTAGGAACAAGCCAACTTATTATTTTGGTagagaaaaagggagaaaagaaaatgaaaacacaaGTTCTACAGTGAACTCAATATTTGTATGGAAATCTTAATTTTGCTGTTGGATTTGATAAATCTGAACGAAAGCATATGtaaaaagatgatggattcaaTGAAAATAAGCCCCACTTAAAGTGAGAACAAAGTCAAATATTTTAAAACCCAATGTTAATATTATTCAGCTTTCAGCACCAAAAAATTCTGTGCTAATTCCGCACATAGTTGGGTTATTTTAGATGGACCTCTCACTCAAGTAAAATGGTAGTCTTGAGATATTTACATCATACAGTTTGATCATAGCTGCAGCGGAATTGAAGTTAAAGCATGCCAGTTAATAGCTCATTACTCATTCAGCCCTCACTCTCATGAATCAGTAAACATCCCTTTTCTTAATCCTCAAAAATTTGTGACACAAGAAAATTGATCTAGCTTAgtgtggtaaaataataaatttaatgaaGAAACTTCTTGACAACTAAACAAATGATAAACCATACTCCTAACTATTTCATTCAAAATAATGGCAACAAAGTTCACCAGATGCACATATTCTTTGCCCCTACAAAACTTCATTGTAAGATGCAACAATGCGAAAGTTacattacaaaagttattagcATGATAAGAAAGTCAAAGCTTCAGAAGTACATACACGATAAACAATTCATAAATAAAGAAATAGGATCCACCTATTAGTTACCTCTTAGAAACTCTACAGCTTCATCTAGGACAAGGTTAAGCAACTGATCATAACCTTTGAGAGTTCCTGTCACTGTAATTCAACAAAGTAAAATGTAATGAAAGTATGTATAAGAGTCTGATGCCATTTTAATTCAAGAAAGATGCATAAAATCTCAACTTAGTATTGATTAGCAAATGTTCATAAATTGCAGTTGAGCACTATTCATTTGAACTCAAAATGAACAGCAgtgatttaaaacaaaaaaaatgccaAACTGACACGATTTTATTGTTCATAAAGACAGGAACTACATCAAGATTCAAGAGTAAGCATTATCCTCCATGAGGAATTCACAATCTACAACCAGAATCAACGTTGGGAAACATTTACAATAATCATCCACACTGTGACTATGTCCAAATTATTCACGTATCTAGCTTTAACACCAACGTACAAATATGGGACTAGTAAAACCATAtccaactaaataaaataaaataaacaatgaaCCAAATACATACATTAACAATAGTCAACCCAATTCACACATATTTTGACTTACAAATAAATTAAGGGGAAAAACAAAGGAAGAGGAGATAGGGTTTAACCTTGTCTGCCACCAGTGAGTTTAACCTGAACACCTTTGTCAACGAACTTCGCTAGGTCCAGAACAGTTTCTTTCCTTCCCGACTGTCAATTTTAAAATCGATTAAAAGAAATGAGAACTATTTCCCTTTGCCCTTTGttgcgtaaaaaaaaaaactgaacttTGGGTTCGTGAATTAGGAAAAGTtattaggttttagaaaagaggggATGTGTTGCCGGAGAACATACCATGGCTTGATTGAATTTGCAGCGGAGATAGCTTTGCTGGAAATGGTAATTTTCTGTGAAGAGAAAAAAGATTTGAGTTGCGGAATGAtgcagatgaagatgaagatgaagagggAGAAGGAAGCTAAGTTC
Coding sequences:
- the LOC112792613 gene encoding sm-like protein LSM7, with translation MSGRKETVLDLAKFVDKGVQVKLTGGRQVTGTLKGYDQLLNLVLDEAVEFLRDPDDPLKTTDQTRRLGLIVCRGTAVMLVSPTDGTDEIANPFIQQDGA